A genomic region of Pseudomonas migulae contains the following coding sequences:
- a CDS encoding cupin domain-containing protein, translating to MFRINARHTARMLGVAVVTTAALAAFSGVSQAEEVKAPAKSWQTGIHRTDLLKKDLDVEGREVIQVRVDFEPGVASPNHSHPGVEVAYVIDGTFEYQLEGQAPVTLKAGDSLYIPAGTAHIAKNVGAAKASELATYIVKKGEPLVVIKQ from the coding sequence ATGTTCCGCATCAATGCTCGTCACACCGCCAGAATGCTTGGCGTCGCTGTTGTCACCACTGCCGCACTCGCTGCGTTCTCCGGCGTGTCTCAGGCCGAAGAAGTGAAAGCCCCTGCAAAAAGCTGGCAGACAGGGATTCATCGCACCGATCTCCTGAAAAAGGATCTCGATGTCGAAGGTCGCGAAGTGATCCAGGTACGGGTTGATTTCGAGCCGGGCGTCGCATCCCCCAACCACTCCCACCCCGGCGTGGAAGTGGCTTACGTCATCGACGGCACGTTCGAATATCAACTGGAAGGGCAAGCCCCGGTAACGCTGAAGGCCGGTGACTCCCTGTACATTCCGGCCGGCACTGCGCATATCGCGAAGAATGTTGGCGCAGCCAAAGCCTCGGAGCTGGCGACTTACATCGTGAAAAAAGGTGAGCCGCTGGTGGTGATCAAACAGTAA
- a CDS encoding MFS transporter — MKPTIALVDSAPQTPSVRWALISLSLSMLLSSLGTSIANVGLPTLAQVFDATFQQVQWIVIAYLLAITTLIVSVGRLGDLVGRRRLLLGGIGVFTLASALCAGAPTLGVLIGARALQGLGAAIMMALTMAFVGETVAKAKTGSAMGLLGTMSAIGTAMGPSVGGLLIAGFGWRALFLVTVPLGLMTLLLAYRYLPADRQKPATGHTGFDSWGTLVLALTLAAYALAMTLGRGHFGLFNMGLLLAAGVGVGLFMFIETRVASPLIRLAMFRNPVLSASLAMSTLVATVMMATLVVGPFYLAHGLGLEAVLVGLVLAVGPCVAALTGVPAGRIADRFGAQRMTVAGLIAMAIGCFTLSVLPLTVGIGGYVAPMVIITLGYAVFQTANNTTVMSDVAPDQRGVVSGMLNLSRNLGLITGASALGAVFAIASQAADITLAQPEAVAHGMRVTFAVALGLIVVALAVAMFGKCRDRQ; from the coding sequence ATGAAACCAACCATTGCCCTCGTAGACAGCGCACCCCAGACACCCTCCGTGCGGTGGGCGCTGATCAGCCTGTCGCTGTCGATGCTGCTGTCATCGCTCGGCACCAGCATCGCCAACGTGGGGTTGCCAACGCTGGCGCAAGTATTCGACGCGACATTTCAGCAAGTGCAGTGGATCGTCATTGCTTATCTGCTGGCGATCACCACCCTGATCGTCAGCGTCGGTCGTCTCGGTGACCTTGTCGGTCGTCGACGGCTGCTGCTCGGCGGCATCGGCGTGTTTACCCTGGCCTCGGCGCTGTGCGCTGGTGCGCCGACACTGGGGGTGTTGATTGGCGCCCGGGCCCTGCAAGGGCTTGGTGCGGCAATCATGATGGCGCTGACCATGGCTTTCGTCGGCGAGACGGTGGCGAAGGCCAAAACCGGCAGTGCCATGGGTTTGCTCGGGACGATGTCGGCGATCGGCACCGCGATGGGGCCTTCGGTCGGTGGTTTGTTGATCGCCGGTTTCGGTTGGCGGGCGCTCTTTCTTGTCACGGTGCCCTTGGGCCTGATGACGTTGCTGCTCGCCTATCGCTATCTGCCCGCCGACCGCCAGAAGCCAGCAACCGGGCACACCGGTTTCGACAGCTGGGGCACGCTGGTGCTGGCGCTGACGTTGGCGGCGTATGCCCTGGCCATGACCCTCGGTCGCGGCCACTTCGGGCTGTTCAATATGGGTTTGCTGTTGGCGGCGGGGGTCGGCGTGGGGCTCTTCATGTTCATCGAGACGCGAGTCGCCTCCCCGCTGATTCGTCTGGCGATGTTTCGCAACCCGGTGCTGAGCGCCAGCCTGGCCATGAGCACACTGGTGGCGACGGTGATGATGGCGACGCTTGTGGTCGGGCCGTTTTACCTCGCCCATGGACTTGGACTGGAAGCGGTTTTGGTGGGACTGGTGCTGGCGGTCGGGCCGTGTGTCGCGGCGTTGACAGGTGTGCCCGCCGGCCGGATCGCCGACCGTTTCGGCGCACAACGGATGACGGTCGCTGGGTTGATTGCTATGGCCATCGGTTGCTTCACGCTGTCGGTGTTGCCGCTGACAGTCGGCATCGGCGGCTACGTTGCGCCGATGGTGATCATCACACTCGGCTATGCCGTGTTCCAGACGGCCAACAACACCACCGTCATGTCGGATGTTGCGCCAGACCAGCGTGGTGTTGTTTCGGGCATGCTCAATCTGTCGCGGAATCTGGGATTGATCACGGGTGCATCGGCGTTGGGCGCCGTGTTCGCAATCGCCTCGCAGGCGGCCGACATCACCCTGGCGCAGCCCGAGGCCGTGGCCCACGGGATGCGGGTCACCTTCGCGGTAGCGCTGGGGCTGATCGTGGTTGCACTGGCTGTTGCGATGTTCGGGAAATGCCGTGACCGTCAATAA
- a CDS encoding LysR family transcriptional regulator: protein MSTPDFNLLVTLDVLLAEGSVARAAKRLRLSPSAMSRALARLRETTGDPLLVRAGRGLVATPRALELRERVSQLVQDAEAVLRPAEQPDLKQLVRTFTLRTSEGFVENFGAPLIARLAEQAPGVRLRFMHKPDKDSTSLRDGTVDLETGVVGKAAGPELRTQGLFRDRFIGVVREGHPLSQGEITPERFAAGGHISVSRRGLDKGPVDEGLATLQLERQIVTIVAGFSTALALARASDLIATVPERHTESLRAGMHSFALPFSMPEFTVAMLWHPRLDADPVHRWLRGCVREVCGQ from the coding sequence ATGTCTACTCCCGATTTCAATCTGCTGGTCACCCTCGATGTGCTGCTCGCCGAAGGCAGCGTGGCGCGCGCGGCCAAACGCTTGCGGTTGAGCCCTTCAGCGATGAGTCGGGCGTTGGCGCGGTTGCGTGAAACCACGGGCGACCCGCTGCTGGTCCGGGCCGGGCGTGGGCTCGTCGCTACGCCTCGGGCGCTGGAACTGCGCGAGCGGGTCAGTCAATTGGTGCAGGACGCCGAAGCGGTGTTGCGTCCGGCCGAGCAGCCAGACCTGAAACAACTGGTGCGCACGTTCACGTTGCGCACCAGTGAGGGATTTGTGGAGAACTTCGGCGCGCCGCTCATTGCCCGCCTCGCCGAACAAGCTCCCGGCGTGCGCCTGCGCTTCATGCACAAACCCGACAAGGACAGCACGTCGCTGCGTGACGGCACTGTCGATCTGGAAACCGGTGTGGTGGGGAAGGCCGCCGGGCCGGAGCTGCGCACCCAGGGTTTGTTTCGCGACCGTTTCATCGGCGTGGTGCGCGAGGGGCACCCGCTGAGCCAGGGCGAGATCACCCCGGAACGTTTTGCGGCGGGCGGCCACATCAGTGTTTCGCGGCGGGGGCTCGACAAGGGGCCAGTCGATGAAGGGCTGGCAACGCTGCAACTGGAACGGCAGATCGTGACCATCGTTGCCGGTTTCTCGACCGCGTTGGCGCTCGCCCGCGCCTCTGACCTGATCGCCACCGTGCCCGAGCGTCACACCGAAAGCCTGCGGGCGGGCATGCACAGTTTTGCGCTGCCGTTTTCCATGCCGGAGTTCACCGTGGCGATGCTCTGGCATCCGCGACTGGATGCCGATCCGGTGCATCGCTGGCTACGAGGGTGTGTCCGTGAGGTCTGTGGGCAATAG
- a CDS encoding DUF1428 domain-containing protein produces MSYVDGFLAAVPTANREKFKKHAETAAAIFKESGALSLAECWGDDVPDGKVTSFPMAVKLKEDETVVFSWIIWPDKATRDAGMEKLMNDPRMQPDVNPMPFDGQRLVFGGFEMIVKA; encoded by the coding sequence ATGTCCTACGTTGATGGCTTCCTCGCAGCCGTACCCACCGCCAATCGCGAAAAATTCAAGAAACACGCCGAAACCGCCGCAGCCATTTTCAAGGAAAGCGGCGCTCTGAGCCTCGCCGAGTGCTGGGGTGACGATGTGCCTGACGGCAAGGTGACGTCGTTTCCGATGGCGGTGAAACTCAAGGAAGACGAAACCGTCGTGTTTTCCTGGATCATCTGGCCGGACAAGGCGACCCGCGACGCCGGGATGGAAAAACTCATGAACGATCCGCGGATGCAGCCGGACGTCAATCCGATGCCGTTCGATGGTCAGCGCCTGGTGTTCGGCGGTTTTGAAATGATTGTGAAGGCTTGA
- the thpR gene encoding RNA 2',3'-cyclic phosphodiesterase: MSDETPEPVKRLFFALACPPEQRKAIAQWRSALGLRTGRPVPAENFHLTLLFLGAVEVAQIAHICTAAAKVRVPGTALRVALDRLDVWRRAGVLVLAPEQAPPELLRLVYALEQAVLPFGFEEAPKEFRPHLTLMRDYRAPVPESATPPEFFLRADRFVLFESHKGRYRALAEWPLVPA, from the coding sequence GTGAGCGACGAAACCCCGGAGCCGGTCAAACGGCTGTTTTTCGCATTGGCTTGCCCGCCCGAGCAACGCAAGGCCATTGCCCAGTGGCGCAGCGCCCTTGGGTTGCGCACAGGACGCCCGGTGCCGGCGGAGAACTTTCACCTGACGCTGCTGTTTTTGGGCGCGGTGGAGGTGGCACAGATTGCACACATCTGCACGGCGGCAGCCAAGGTGCGTGTGCCGGGCACGGCGTTGCGGGTGGCGCTGGATCGGCTGGATGTCTGGCGCAGGGCAGGGGTGCTGGTCCTCGCGCCGGAGCAAGCGCCGCCGGAGTTGTTGCGGCTGGTGTATGCGCTGGAGCAGGCGGTGTTGCCGTTCGGTTTTGAAGAGGCGCCGAAGGAGTTCCGGCCACACCTGACGTTGATGCGTGACTATCGGGCGCCGGTGCCTGAATCGGCGACGCCGCCGGAGTTTTTTCTGCGGGCGGACCGGTTTGTGTTGTTCGAATCCCACAAGGGCCGTTATCGGGCGCTGGCCGAATGGCCGCTGGTTCCGGCATAA
- a CDS encoding polyamine ABC transporter substrate-binding protein has translation MKMFGRTLLTLSLLGAITTVAQANDKVLRVYNWSDYIAPDTVKKFEDETGIRVTYDVFDSNETLEARLLAGKSGYDIVVPSNSFLAKQIKAGVYQELDKSKLPNWKNLNPVLLKNASASDPDNGHAFPYMWGSIGIGFNPQKVREVLGANAPTNSWDLLFKPENAEKLKACGISFLDSPTEMLPAALHYLGYPVNSQDKAQIAEAEALFMKIRPSVAYFHSSKYISDLANGNICVAVGYSGDVLQAKARAQEAGDKVKIDYSIPKEGAGSFYDMVAIPRDAANVENAYLFMNFLMRPDIIAEITNNIGYSNANAAATPLVDEAIRNDPGSYPPLAVMATLYAIPDMPIGVQRVMTRGWTRVKLGK, from the coding sequence ATGAAAATGTTTGGCAGGACTCTGCTGACACTGTCCTTATTGGGCGCGATCACCACGGTTGCCCAGGCCAATGACAAGGTTCTGCGCGTCTACAACTGGTCGGATTACATCGCGCCGGACACCGTCAAGAAGTTCGAAGACGAGACCGGCATCCGCGTGACCTACGATGTGTTCGACAGCAATGAAACCCTTGAGGCACGCCTGCTCGCGGGCAAATCCGGCTACGACATCGTCGTGCCGTCCAACAGTTTCCTGGCCAAGCAGATCAAGGCCGGCGTGTATCAGGAACTGGACAAGTCGAAGCTGCCGAACTGGAAAAACCTCAACCCGGTGCTGCTGAAAAATGCTTCTGCCAGTGACCCGGATAACGGTCACGCCTTCCCGTACATGTGGGGTTCGATCGGCATTGGTTTCAACCCGCAGAAGGTCAGGGAAGTGCTCGGCGCCAACGCCCCGACCAACTCCTGGGACTTGCTGTTCAAACCGGAAAACGCGGAAAAACTGAAAGCCTGCGGCATCAGTTTCCTGGATTCCCCCACCGAGATGCTGCCCGCGGCCCTGCACTATCTGGGCTACCCGGTGAACTCGCAGGACAAAGCGCAGATCGCCGAAGCGGAAGCGCTGTTCATGAAGATCCGGCCGTCCGTGGCGTACTTCCATTCGTCGAAGTACATCTCCGACCTGGCCAACGGCAACATCTGCGTGGCGGTCGGTTACTCCGGCGACGTGTTGCAAGCCAAGGCCCGCGCACAGGAAGCGGGCGACAAGGTGAAGATCGACTACAGCATTCCGAAAGAAGGCGCCGGCAGTTTCTACGACATGGTCGCCATCCCGCGGGATGCGGCGAACGTCGAGAACGCCTACCTGTTCATGAACTTCCTGATGCGCCCGGACATCATCGCCGAGATCACCAACAACATCGGCTACAGCAACGCCAACGCAGCGGCGACGCCATTGGTGGATGAAGCGATTCGCAATGATCCGGGGTCGTATCCGCCGTTGGCCGTGATGGCGACGTTGTATGCGATTCCGGACATGCCGATTGGGGTTCAGCGGGTGATGACGCGCGGCTGGACGCGGGTAAAGCTCGGGAAATAG
- a CDS encoding ABC transporter permease subunit, producing MKRFGFSKFMLIFGLSFIYLPMLILVIYSFNASKLVTVWGGWSLKWYAGLLDNTQLMGSVVRSLEIACYTAIAAVALGTLAAFVLTRVTRFKGRTLFGGLVTAPLVMPEVITGLSLLLLFVAMAQLIGWPKERGIVTIWIAHTTFCAAYVAVVVSARLRELDLSIEEAAMDLGAKPFKVFFLITIPMIAPSLAAGGMMSFALSLDDLVLASFVSGPGSTTLPMEVFSAVRLGVKPEINAVASLILLAVSIVTFMVWYFSRRAEASRKRAIQEAMDQTASESWQQPKKQMVEATV from the coding sequence ATGAAACGCTTCGGATTTTCAAAGTTCATGCTGATTTTCGGCCTGTCGTTTATCTACCTGCCGATGCTGATTCTGGTCATCTACTCGTTCAACGCCTCGAAACTGGTGACGGTGTGGGGCGGCTGGTCGTTGAAGTGGTACGCCGGTTTGCTCGACAACACCCAACTGATGGGCTCGGTGGTGCGCTCGCTGGAAATCGCCTGCTACACCGCGATTGCGGCGGTAGCGTTGGGCACACTGGCAGCGTTTGTGCTGACTCGCGTGACGCGTTTCAAGGGTCGTACGCTGTTTGGCGGTCTGGTGACCGCGCCGTTGGTGATGCCGGAAGTGATCACCGGTCTGTCGTTGTTGCTGCTGTTCGTGGCCATGGCGCAGCTGATCGGCTGGCCGAAGGAGCGTGGCATCGTCACCATCTGGATCGCTCACACCACGTTCTGCGCCGCTTATGTCGCGGTGGTCGTTTCCGCCCGCCTTCGCGAGCTGGACCTGTCCATCGAAGAAGCGGCCATGGACCTCGGGGCGAAGCCGTTCAAGGTGTTTTTCCTGATCACCATTCCGATGATCGCGCCGTCACTGGCGGCCGGCGGCATGATGTCGTTTGCCCTGTCGCTCGACGATCTGGTGTTGGCGAGCTTCGTCTCCGGCCCGGGCTCGACGACCCTGCCGATGGAAGTGTTCTCGGCGGTGCGTCTTGGCGTGAAGCCTGAGATCAACGCCGTGGCCAGCCTGATTCTGCTCGCCGTTTCGATCGTGACGTTCATGGTCTGGTACTTCAGCCGCCGCGCCGAGGCCTCCCGTAAACGGGCGATCCAGGAAGCGATGGACCAGACCGCCAGCGAATCGTGGCAGCAACCGAAAAAGCAGATGGTGGAAGCGACGGTTTAG
- a CDS encoding ABC transporter permease subunit has protein sequence MPSGRKLVIGIPFLWLCLFFLLPFFLVMKISFSEAALAIPPYSEIYTFAEQKFQLFLNVGNYLLLTEDELYISAYFGSLKVAFFSTLMCLVIGFPMAYAITKASKEAQNVLLLLIMMPTWTAILIRVYAWMGILSNNGLLNGFLMWTGLTDHPIEILNTNTAVYIGVVYAYLPFMVLPLYANLVKHDQSLLEAASDLGSSNFNNFWKITVPLAKNGIIAGCMLVFIPVVGEFVIPELLGGPETLMIGRVLWQEFFNNRDWPVASALAVVMLLILIVPILLFNRSQAKEMEARG, from the coding sequence ATGCCGAGTGGTCGAAAGCTCGTCATCGGGATTCCGTTCCTGTGGCTGTGCCTGTTTTTCCTGTTGCCGTTCTTCCTGGTGATGAAGATCAGCTTCTCGGAAGCGGCGCTGGCCATTCCTCCTTACTCCGAGATCTACACCTTCGCCGAACAGAAATTCCAGCTGTTCCTCAACGTCGGCAACTACCTGCTGCTGACCGAAGACGAGCTGTACATCTCGGCTTACTTCGGCTCGTTGAAGGTCGCGTTTTTCAGCACGCTGATGTGCCTGGTGATCGGCTTTCCGATGGCCTACGCGATCACCAAAGCGAGCAAGGAAGCGCAAAACGTCTTGCTGCTGTTGATCATGATGCCGACCTGGACCGCGATCCTGATCCGCGTGTATGCGTGGATGGGCATCCTCAGCAACAACGGCTTGCTCAACGGGTTTTTGATGTGGACCGGGCTGACCGATCACCCGATCGAGATCCTCAACACCAACACGGCCGTGTACATCGGCGTGGTTTACGCCTACCTGCCGTTCATGGTGTTGCCGTTGTACGCCAACCTGGTCAAGCACGATCAGAGCTTGCTGGAAGCGGCTTCGGACCTGGGTTCGAGCAACTTCAACAATTTCTGGAAAATCACCGTGCCGCTGGCCAAGAACGGGATCATCGCCGGTTGCATGCTGGTGTTCATTCCGGTGGTCGGTGAGTTCGTGATTCCGGAACTGCTGGGCGGCCCGGAAACCCTGATGATCGGTCGGGTGCTGTGGCAAGAGTTCTTCAACAACCGTGACTGGCCGGTGGCGTCTGCCCTGGCGGTGGTGATGCTGTTGATCCTGATTGTGCCGATCCTGTTGTTCAACCGTAGTCAGGCCAAAGAGATGGAGGCACGAGGATGA
- a CDS encoding ABC transporter ATP-binding protein, with amino-acid sequence MANASSIYRKALEGHPSPKKVLVKVDRVTKKFDETTAVDDVSLEIHQGEIFALLGGSGSGKSTLLRMLAGFERPTEGRILLDGVDITDMPPYERPINMMFQSYALFPHMTVAQNIAFGLKQDRLPASEIDARVEEMLRLVHMTQYAKRKPHQLSGGQRQRVALARSLAKRPKLLLLDEPMGALDKKLRSQMQLELVEIIERVGVTCVMVTHDQEEAMTMAERIAIMHLGWIAQIGSPVDIYEAPVSRMVCEFIGNSNAFEGTVVEDLEGHAIIHSKDLEQKIYVGHGVSTSVQDKSITYAIRPEKMLVSTTQPESRYNWSQGKVHDIAYLGGHSVFYVELPGGKVVQSFMANAERRGARPTWNDKVYVWWEDDSGVVLRS; translated from the coding sequence ATGGCAAACGCCTCCAGCATTTACAGGAAGGCTCTTGAAGGTCACCCGTCACCGAAAAAGGTGCTGGTGAAAGTCGACCGCGTCACCAAGAAATTCGACGAAACCACTGCGGTGGACGATGTCTCGCTTGAGATTCATCAAGGGGAAATCTTCGCCCTGCTCGGCGGTTCCGGTTCCGGCAAATCGACGCTGCTGCGCATGCTCGCCGGCTTCGAGCGCCCGACCGAAGGGCGGATTCTGCTCGATGGCGTGGACATCACCGACATGCCGCCGTACGAACGGCCGATCAACATGATGTTCCAGTCGTACGCCCTGTTCCCGCACATGACCGTCGCGCAGAACATTGCCTTCGGCCTCAAGCAGGACCGTTTGCCCGCCAGCGAAATCGACGCCCGTGTGGAAGAGATGCTGCGCCTGGTGCACATGACTCAATACGCCAAACGCAAACCCCATCAGTTGTCCGGCGGTCAGCGTCAGCGTGTGGCCCTCGCCCGCTCCCTGGCCAAGCGTCCTAAGCTGTTGCTGCTCGACGAACCGATGGGCGCTCTGGATAAAAAACTGCGCTCGCAGATGCAGCTGGAACTGGTGGAAATCATCGAGCGAGTCGGTGTGACCTGCGTGATGGTGACCCACGACCAGGAAGAGGCCATGACCATGGCCGAGCGCATCGCGATCATGCACCTGGGCTGGATCGCCCAGATCGGCAGCCCGGTCGACATTTATGAAGCCCCGGTGAGCCGCATGGTCTGCGAATTCATCGGCAACTCGAACGCCTTCGAAGGCACGGTCGTGGAAGACCTCGAAGGTCACGCGATCATTCACAGCAAGGATCTGGAACAGAAGATCTACGTCGGTCACGGCGTCAGCACGTCGGTGCAGGACAAGTCGATCACCTACGCGATCCGTCCCGAGAAAATGCTGGTCAGCACCACCCAGCCCGAAAGCCGCTACAACTGGTCCCAGGGCAAGGTGCATGACATCGCCTATCTCGGTGGTCACTCGGTGTTCTACGTCGAATTGCCCGGCGGCAAAGTCGTGCAGTCGTTCATGGCCAACGCCGAACGCCGTGGCGCGCGTCCGACCTGGAACGACAAGGTCTACGTGTGGTGGGAAGACGACAGCGGCGTGGTACTGCGCTCATGA
- a CDS encoding gamma-glutamyl-gamma-aminobutyrate hydrolase family protein, which produces MAFKPLIGVTACVKQIGLHPYHISGDKYLRAVSVAALGLPVVIPSLGELTEIEDVLAHLDGLLLTGSPSNVEPFHYQGPASAPGTDHDPARDATTLPLLRAAIAAGVPVLGICRGFQEMNVAFGGSLHQKVHELPGMLDHREADSPELAVQYAPAHAVTVQPGGVFEALELPAEFRVNSIHSQGIDRLAPGLRAEAIAPDGLIEAISVDHSPTFAVGVQWHPEWQVLSNPPYLKIFQAFGDACRRRAALRKTR; this is translated from the coding sequence ATGGCATTCAAGCCATTGATCGGTGTTACAGCGTGCGTCAAACAGATTGGCCTGCACCCCTACCACATCAGCGGTGACAAGTACTTGCGTGCTGTCAGCGTCGCGGCTTTGGGGCTGCCTGTGGTCATTCCTTCCTTAGGCGAACTGACCGAAATCGAGGATGTGCTCGCGCACCTTGATGGTCTGTTGCTGACCGGCTCGCCGTCGAATGTGGAGCCTTTCCACTATCAAGGCCCGGCCAGCGCTCCCGGCACGGATCACGATCCGGCGCGGGACGCCACGACCCTTCCTTTATTGCGTGCAGCCATTGCGGCGGGCGTTCCGGTGCTCGGCATCTGCCGCGGCTTCCAGGAAATGAACGTGGCGTTCGGCGGCAGCCTGCACCAGAAGGTGCATGAACTGCCGGGCATGCTCGATCACCGCGAAGCGGACAGTCCCGAGCTGGCGGTGCAATATGCCCCGGCACATGCGGTGACGGTGCAACCGGGAGGTGTGTTCGAAGCACTGGAGCTGCCGGCCGAGTTCAGGGTCAATTCAATTCACAGCCAGGGCATCGACCGCCTCGCGCCCGGCCTGCGCGCCGAAGCGATTGCGCCGGACGGTCTGATCGAGGCGATTTCGGTGGACCACAGCCCGACGTTTGCCGTCGGTGTGCAGTGGCATCCGGAATGGCAGGTGCTGTCGAATCCGCCCTATTTGAAAATTTTCCAGGCGTTCGGCGATGCATGCCGGCGACGGGCCGCGCTGCGTAAAACCCGCTGA
- a CDS encoding glutamine synthetase family protein, producing the protein MSVPLRTVQLNEANAFLKKYPEVLYVDLLIADMNGVVRGKRIERTSLHKVYEKGINLPASLFALDINGSTVESTGLGLDIGDSDRICYPIPGTLSIEPWQKRPTAQLLMTMHELEGQPFFADPREVLANVVRKFDEMGLTICAAFELEFYLIDQDNVNGRPQSPRSPVSGKRPVSTQVYLIDDLDEYVDCLQDILEGAKEQGIPADAIVKESAPAQFEVNLHHVNDPIKACDYAVLLKRLVKNIAYDHEMDTTFMAKPYPGQAGNGLHVHISILDKEGNNIFASEDPEQNAALRHAIGGVLETLPAQMAFLCPNVNSYRRFGAQFYVPNSPSWGIDNRTVAVRVPTGSPDSVRIEHRVAGADANPYLLMASVLAGIHHGLTNQIEPGAPVEGNSYEQNEQSLPNNLRDALRELDDSEVMAKYIDPLYIDVFVACKESELAEFENSISDLEYNWYLHTV; encoded by the coding sequence ATGTCGGTCCCTCTGCGTACCGTTCAACTCAACGAAGCAAACGCATTCCTTAAGAAATATCCTGAGGTTTTGTACGTCGACCTTCTGATTGCGGATATGAACGGTGTGGTGCGCGGCAAGCGCATCGAACGCACCAGTCTTCATAAGGTTTACGAAAAAGGCATCAACCTCCCGGCGTCTCTGTTTGCCCTGGACATCAACGGTTCTACGGTGGAAAGCACCGGCCTGGGTCTGGACATCGGTGACTCGGATCGAATCTGCTACCCCATCCCGGGCACCCTGAGCATTGAGCCGTGGCAGAAGCGCCCAACCGCGCAATTGCTGATGACCATGCACGAACTCGAAGGTCAGCCGTTCTTCGCCGATCCGCGTGAAGTGCTGGCGAATGTGGTGCGCAAATTCGACGAGATGGGCCTTACCATCTGCGCGGCATTCGAGCTGGAGTTCTACCTGATCGACCAGGACAACGTGAACGGTCGGCCGCAGTCGCCGCGTTCGCCGGTATCGGGCAAACGTCCGGTGTCGACTCAGGTGTACCTGATCGACGATCTCGACGAATACGTCGATTGCCTGCAAGACATCCTCGAAGGCGCGAAAGAGCAGGGCATTCCTGCCGACGCCATCGTCAAGGAAAGCGCCCCGGCGCAATTCGAAGTGAACCTGCATCACGTCAATGACCCGATCAAGGCCTGCGACTACGCGGTGTTGCTCAAGCGTCTGGTGAAGAACATCGCCTACGACCACGAGATGGACACCACGTTTATGGCCAAGCCGTATCCGGGCCAGGCGGGCAACGGTTTGCACGTGCACATTTCGATTCTCGACAAAGAAGGCAACAACATCTTTGCCAGCGAGGATCCCGAGCAGAACGCCGCGCTGCGACACGCGATCGGCGGTGTGCTCGAGACCCTGCCGGCGCAGATGGCGTTCCTCTGCCCGAACGTCAACTCGTACCGCCGTTTCGGCGCGCAGTTCTACGTGCCGAACTCGCCGAGCTGGGGCATCGACAACCGCACTGTTGCGGTACGTGTGCCAACCGGTTCGCCGGACTCGGTGCGCATCGAACACCGCGTCGCCGGTGCGGATGCCAACCCGTACCTGCTGATGGCTTCGGTACTGGCCGGTATTCACCACGGCCTGACCAACCAGATCGAACCGGGTGCTCCGGTGGAAGGCAACAGCTACGAGCAAAACGAACAAAGCCTGCCGAACAACCTGCGCGATGCACTGCGCGAGCTGGACGACAGCGAAGTCATGGCCAAATACATCGACCCGCTGTACATCGACGTGTTCGTGGCGTGCAAGGAAAGCGAGCTGGCCGAGTTCGAGAACTCCATCTCGGACCTTGAGTACAACTGGTACCTGCACACCGTTTGA